A single Anopheles maculipalpis chromosome 3RL, idAnoMacuDA_375_x, whole genome shotgun sequence DNA region contains:
- the LOC126565939 gene encoding ionotropic receptor 21a, with protein MHRISEFAGTPEFAGTKLINYKGRESLNAYYELASEAYYTGAYDVPVEVENKSATCTWGDCFEEPDWPTGTRKRRRVDPTFYGHPKTREQIWERNFAHVIMDNRQTLSLVTLLNKIILKYLYSCIPIVLYDTYVATTENYILEALFSEFPTTYITGRIGPNYTLDNPGILEPFGPQCRSYIIFLSDVMMTRKVIGPQLTSYVVLIPRSSQWKLQEFLAAKQSRDIINLLVIGESYSVDKRINNEQPYVLYTHELYIDGLGANRPQVLTSWIGNKFSRNNVNLFPKKLRKGFSGHRFTVMAAHQPPFMIKRLSTDGVGNVNIRWEGLEIRLMRVLAQYLNFTYDIVEPPGDAVVDEIQRQQADLGLAGIYVTIERNLATEMSVSHSTDCAAFLTLMSSALPRYRAILGPFQWPVWVAVILIYLLAIFPLAFSDKMTLRHLLGNWSEIENMFWYVFGTFTNSLTFQGENSWSNTKKTSTRMLIGIYWVFTIIITACYTGSIIAFITLPVEPERVDGVDQLSRGFYRVGTLDRGGWERWFLNSSHKQTNKLLKDLRFVSSVDEGIKNVTEAFLISYAFIGSKNELEFLIQSNLSHQFHNKRYGLHVSRECFALYGVSMVFPPKSVHRNPINNAILYMQAAGLISKLDKDVTWETVKTKDGHYREASVGDVLRTTAPSERGLTLADTEGMFLLMLFGYVVALGVLISEWVGGCTNKCREVLKERAERLKAAAAEIAAAANESGTSSIPASSRSSANENSLRKRTGVNGTERSLPVSNNGSANVRRIRLTAEDPHHDSELNDNDAPMEGGSEGSSLHRHSLSECLSEVSSHTMQELYNGPDRRHSTIVFLDGQLMSEDEAKRKVARSKSRHRHSLSSVLEREVGQLFRFLSKDTPQDSPQDTRKEGERMEVKVAVEINTPATVEGQQLPTVTGRRSIEATFGEKL; from the exons ATGCATCGCATCTCGGAGTTTGCGGGCACCCCGGAGTTTGCGGGTACAAAG CTTATCAACTACAAGGGTCGAGAATCCTTGAACGCATACTATGAGCTTGCCAGTGAAGCCTACTACACCGGTGCGTACGACGTACCGGTGGAGGTAGAAAATAAATCGGCCACATGTACGTGGGGCGATTGTTTCGAAGAGCCCGACTGGCCCACAGGCACTCGCAAACGGCGTCGCGTAGACCCCACGTTCTACGGACATCCAAAAACACGGGAACAAATTTGGGAGCGTAATTTTGCACACGTTATCATGGACAACCGCCAAACCCTTTCACTGGTTACGCTTCTCAACAAGATAATCCTGAAGTATCTCTACAGCTGCATACCGATCGTACTGTACGACACGTACGTAGCCACTACGGAAAACTATATTCTCGAGGCACTGTTTAGCGAGTTTCCCACAACTTACATTACGGGGCGTATCGGTCCAAACTACACGCTAGACAATCCAGGAATTTTGGAACCGTTCGGTCCTCAGTGTCGTAGCTACATCATCTTCCTGTCGGATGTTATGATGACGCGTAAGGTGATTGGCCCGCAGTTGACCAGCTACGTCGTGTTGATACCCCGTTCGAGCCAGTGGAAGCTGCAAGAGTTTCTGGCAGCGAAGCAATCCCGCGATATCATTAATTTGCTCGTAATTGGCGAATCGTACTCGGTGGATAAACGCATCAACAACGAACAACCGTACGTACTGTACACGCACGAGCTGTACATCGACGGGTTGGGTGCGAATAGACCACAGGTGCTTACCTCCTGGATTGGGAACAAGTTCTCACGCAACAATGTCAATCTGTTTCCGAAGAAGTTGCGGAAAGGTTTCTCCGGACACAGGTTCACGGTGATGGCCGCTCATCAGCCACCGTTCATGATCAAACGCCTATCCACTGATGGTGTGGGCAATGTGAATATACGGTGGGAAGGGCTCGAAATTCGGTTGATGCGTGTTTTGGCCCAATATCTTAACTTTACCTACGACATTGTTGAGCC TCCGGGTGATGCAGTTGTGGATGAGATACAGCGTCAACAGGCTGATCTTGGCCTGGCCGGTATATACGTGACCATCGAACGTAATCTTGCCACTGAGATGTCGGTATCACACTCAACTGACTGTGCAGCCTTTTTAACACTGATGTCCAGTGCCCTGCCAAG ATATCGTGCCATCCTAGGACCTTTTCAGTGGCCAGTATGGGTGGCGGTGATCCTCATTTATCTGTTAGCCATTTTTCCACtcgctttttccgacaaaatgACCCTACGCCATCTGCTCGGTAACTGGAGTGAAATCGAGAACATGTTTTGGTACGTGTTCGGTACGTTCACTAACAGTCTCACTTTTCAGGGAGAGAACTCGTGGAGCAATACGAAAAAGACATCGACTCGTATGCTGATTG GAATCTATTGGGTGTTTACGATCATTATTACCGCTTGCTATACTGGATCGATCATTGCATTCATCACACTTCCGGTCGAGCCCGAACGTGTCGATGGTGTCGATCAGTTAAGCCGAGGTTTCTATCGTGTCGGTACACTTGATCGTGGTGGTTGGGAGCGTTGGTTCCTTAACTCAAGCCACAAGCAGACGAACAAGTTGCTGAAAGATCTACGATTTGTAAGCAGCGTCGACGAGGGCATCAAGAATGTCACCGAAGCATTCCTTATTTCGTATGCCTTTATTGGGTCAAAAAACGAACTAGAGTTCTTGATTCAATCAAACCTATCACACCA ATTTCATAACAAACGGTACGGTCTACACGTAAGCCGCGAGTGCTTTGCCCTGTACGGTGTGTCGATGGTGTTCCCACCCAAATCTGTACATCGTAATCCTATAAACAATGCGATCCTTTACATGCAAGCAGCCGGTCTCATCAGCAAACTCGACAAAGACGTAACATGGGAAACGGTCAAAACGAAAGATGGGCACTATAGAGAAGCGTCTGTCGGTGATGTTTTAAGAACTACAGCTCCGTCTGAGCGTGGCCTTACACTTGCCGACACTGAGGGAATGTTTCTGTTGATGCTATTTGGATACGTTGTGGCGCTAGGGGTGCTCATCTCCGAATGGGTCGGCGGATGTACCAACAAGTGTCGTGAGGTGCTGAAGGAAAGGGCCGAGCGTTTGAAGGCGGCTGCAGCGGAAATTGCTGCAGCCGCCAACGAAAGCGGTACGTCCTCTATTCCTGCATCCTCTCGTTCATCCGCTAATGAAAACTCATTACGAAAACGAACCGGTGTAAATGGTACCGAGAGATCCCTCCCTGTGAGCAATAATGGTTCAGCAAATGTTCGTCGAATCAGACTAACGGCAGAAGATCCTCACCATGATTCGGAGCTCAACGACAACGATGCACCGATGGAAGGTGGTAGCGAAGGGTCTTCATTGCACCGTCACAGTCTCTCCGAATGTTTATCGGAGGTAAGTTCGCACACGATGCAGGAACTGTACAATGGACCCGATCGACGGCATTCGACGATCGTCTTCCTGGATGGACAGCTGATGTCGGAAGATGAAGCTAAACGGAAAGTTGCTCGCAGTAAATCAAGACATAGGCATAGTTTAAGTTCTGTCTTGGAACGAGAAGTAGGGCAGCTGTTCCGGTTCTTGAGCAAGGATACACCGCAGGATTCACCGCAGGATACACGAAAAGAAGGCGAACGAATGGAAGTGAAGGTGGCGGTCGAGATCAATACTCCAGCAACTGTTGAAGGGCAACAGTTACCGACTGTGACGGGTCGTCGTAGCATTGAAGCCACATTTGGAGAAAAGTTATAA